The following are encoded in a window of Corynebacterium argentoratense DSM 44202 genomic DNA:
- a CDS encoding uroporphyrinogen decarboxylase/cobalamine-independent methonine synthase family protein, translating to MTDGLDRGEHAGGVAGGECVDHVERVTSAAPSHFPGTDMSVACDIVGSESAAACTIPLLPERGAHAELVARTAVLLPEVYCEVGARSWVLTDRPQLTTRRAVDTWRWDLDACEQQWGQRDVIVSVMGPWSLATALELPNGHRAVTDPGARRDLNQALEAGVAEAVAGLSARFGGAVQVVLEEPWVPALLQGSVPDTSDFDELAAVPQYEISKALDALAVGPAWLDCASLATLLQWEGPVTFDPLGLKGTAGFDAAAELLSVDKGVRLTLSVDELMGAGDDAARGVAVRVARFVDMLGVGREMLQRIAVCAKDGGDALGLAGAIAVAREATDMLHRDAGDL from the coding sequence TGGATCGCGGAGAGCATGCAGGTGGCGTAGCTGGCGGAGAATGCGTAGATCACGTAGAGCGCGTCACGAGTGCGGCGCCCTCCCACTTCCCTGGAACGGATATGTCCGTTGCATGTGACATCGTGGGCAGTGAGTCAGCGGCAGCCTGCACGATCCCCTTGCTGCCGGAACGAGGGGCGCACGCCGAGCTTGTAGCGCGCACAGCAGTCCTACTGCCCGAAGTCTACTGCGAGGTAGGCGCCCGCAGCTGGGTCCTCACGGATCGACCCCAGTTGACCACGCGCCGGGCCGTAGACACCTGGCGGTGGGACCTTGACGCTTGCGAACAACAGTGGGGCCAACGCGACGTCATTGTTTCTGTGATGGGCCCGTGGTCCTTGGCGACGGCCCTCGAACTGCCCAATGGGCACAGGGCGGTGACGGATCCCGGTGCTCGGCGAGATCTTAACCAGGCGCTCGAAGCGGGGGTGGCGGAGGCCGTCGCTGGGCTGTCGGCGCGTTTTGGTGGCGCCGTGCAGGTCGTGCTGGAGGAGCCCTGGGTGCCGGCGTTGCTTCAGGGGTCGGTGCCTGATACGAGTGATTTCGACGAGCTTGCGGCCGTGCCTCAGTATGAGATCAGTAAGGCGTTGGATGCACTGGCGGTGGGGCCAGCCTGGTTGGATTGTGCTTCGTTGGCGACGTTGTTGCAGTGGGAGGGTCCTGTGACGTTCGATCCGCTGGGGTTGAAGGGTACGGCGGGGTTTGATGCGGCGGCGGAGTTGCTGTCGGTGGACAAGGGGGTGCGGCTGACCTTGTCGGTGGATGAGTTGATGGGGGCGGGAGATGATGCGGCGCGTGGGGTGGCGGTGCGGGTCGCCAGGTTTGTGGACATGTTGGGGGTGGGGAGGGAGATGCTGCAGCGGATTGCGGTGTGTGCCAAGGATGGTGGGGATGCGTTGGGTTTGGCCGGGGCGATTGCGGTGGCGAGGGAGGCGACTGACATGCTGCATCGGGATGCGGGGGATCTTTAG